The Methanohalophilus portucalensis DNA window AGGACACCGACAAGACTTGATGCTGACTGGCTCCTTTTTTTCCTGAGAGTAACAATCCTCAGGAAATTGTTTGCGATCATGTCCCCTATGACATCGGGTTTGCCACCCAGGTTCGTGGCTTCGATGAACATCTTGCTGAAACGATCGATAAGATTACTGCCGGTATTTGCTGCAAAGAGCTCCCATGCCCGGAATTTATTGATACGGGTGGTAAGCCTTTTGTACAGTTCATTCACATCCCCTGTCAGAGGCCCGAAATCATGACTTTTCAGGGCTTTCAGGGCATCATCGATCATCCCTCCTCTTGCCCCTGCGGAGCTTCCCAGTGACCTGATAAAAGAAGGAAAATTTTCGTCCTTGCGGCGAATATCCTTTTCCATTTTTTTGGCTATCCTGCCTGTATAGACCAGGGGTGTCACGACAATTGCAATATCTATGGGGGTGGGGAATTTGTCAACAAGCATTAGAGCAACTGCCACAAGCAAACATGCCAGAAGAGAAATTGGAATGGAGCGGTACAGATGTGTCTTTTCCTTTGTCACAATATTTGATTGAATCCATATAGGATCCTTTGGAACCTTGCTTTTTGTGAAAAATAGCATGGCCACATCGACCATGGCAAAGATGGCAATGACCATTCCCATCAGCATCACGGCATCCATGCCGGTGATCACAGGCATTATGAGCGCAAACGAGGCCATGAATATGAGCGCCATTACCAGGGATACGAAAAGTTCCTTGATCACTTCGATCATATACATGGCGCTGTTGTACATCGCTTCATATTGTTTCATGACAACATTCTGTTCAGCTGCCAGAAATGAGCGGATATCTTCCCCGGATTCCAGGCCGTGGGCGAACCGGTCCAGAAAATCCTGATAAATTATTGAGGGGGTAAGTTTGGATACAAAACGGCATGCTGCAGACATACTCAGATTCCAGACGGTTACAAGATTGTATATTTTCCGGCTCTCCTCTGCCAAGGTCTTATAAGCCTTATTCTGTGAAATGATACGGATTATATCAATCCGGGGCGTGTCTGCGGTTGATATGACGCCCATCTGGGTGATGTAGTAATGCATATTATTGTTGATAGTTGCTGCATGTCCTCCTAATACGGACATGGGATAGTATACGGCAAAAATAATACAGAGTACAGGCACAAGTGCCGGGATTATACGGGCATTTCCCACAAACAGGGTGGGCAGCATGATGTAAAAGATAGCCGAGAATACAAATCCGAACACGATTACAGGGAGGGCGAACTTCTTGACATAATCAAGAGGTTCCATATTCATGAGTTTGAACGCTTTCCTGTAACTCATCCGATCATCTCATATACTGAAAGGCAGGCCATGCACACCGTATTTGTAGAAATTTACTATGATCTTCAAAACGTCATGGTAGTCAGTGATATCCCTTTTGATCATCTCATCCAGTATCTTTGCCCTCAAAAACAGGTCATTGTAGATCTGCCTCTTATCCTCATATCCCAGTTTCGTAGCAATCTTGTCCTCCAGGATGAAACTGTTGTTCAACCCCCGGAAACTATGCGTATCGGTTTCCGGTTCCCACTGGAATACCGCTCTTGTGACAACCCCTCCTGCATCCTCGAAATACCCTTCGATCTCTTCTATGGATATGCAGCGGCGCAGGAATTTGCCCTGCCTGTAAACCGCCTGCAGGATCATTGCCACATTCAGGTTATCAATGAAGGTCACGGGTACATTTATGGGATTACCGGTAAGTCTCTGGATCATTTTTGTAACGGCTGATGCATGGAAAGTAGCCAGTACGGGGTGGCCGGTCTGCATACCCTGGAATGCCACAGCACCCTCTTCTCCTCGAATTTCTCCTACAATGATGTAGTTTGGACGGGAACGCAATGCAGCTTTTAGCAGGGTGAACATTTCAACCCTGGATTCCGGTGGTCCGTCCTCACGGGTAATGAGCTGCTGCCAGACTGCCTGGGGAGGCTGCACTTCAGCGGTATCCTCGGCCGTATAGATCTTGGACTTGGGATTTACGAATGCCAAACAGGCATTGAGCATGGTGGTCTTCCCACTTGCGGTTTCTCCACTGAAGAATACACTCATCCCGTTCTCTAGGCACATCCACATATAAGCTGCCATGTTGATATCGATAGCCCCCCAGTTTATGAGCTGGATTATGCTTACGGGCACATCACTGAACTTACGCATCGTGAAACTGCTACCTCTTTTACTGACATCGAGACTGTAAATGATATTGATACGTGATCCGTCGGGTAAAGCACCATCAGCAACGGGTTTTGCATCACTGACCGGCCGGCCGATCCGCTCACTCATACTGCGCAGCCAACCGTCAAGCCCCGCTTCTGTACCGAAAGTCAGATCGGTTTTCATCATGCCGAGTATCTTGTGTATGATAAATACGCCCGAGACGCCAATGCTGTGAATATCTTCCAGATAGGGGTCCCTGATGATGGGTTCAATGGGTCCGGATCCCACGATATTACGCTCGATGTGGTAATGGATATGGGTATACTCAGCCTGGGTGAGGGGAATGGCTTGTTTTTTGGGAATGAGTTTTTGCAGCAGACTTCCGCCTTCAGTATCCCCTGGTAGTTCTCCTCCGTTTCCGACTTCCACGATTTTGTTAAGCAACTTATTGATTGTATCCTTCAACTCTTTTTCAGATTCAGGGACTATTTCTCCTGCAGAATCTTCGAGGATGCGATCAATTATAGCCTCATATTTGCGCTGCTCGTTTTCTGTGAGCTGGGGTTCAACGGCGTAATAATGTGCCTCTCCCATTTTTTGTGTGCCATAGAGATGAATAAATACGGGATCTCCCACCGGGATGATTATATTGACATTTTCAGGATCCAGATCTTTGGGCAGGCTGACCAGAAATTCGGGCCGATCTCCTCCGCGTTTCATAAACCGGCTTACATACGTTTTGAGATGCGGATTTGCCTGCATTGCCTTCTGAAAATTTGCTTGCATTTTTTCATCTCTCTGTTATCATGCCACGGAAGCAATTTCCACTACCAGGCCTACTTTTGGCTCTATCCTGAACCCTATAAGCTGTCCCACTTTACCTTTGGCTCCCGTGAACTTATTCACGATCAGTGTTCTTTTCACTTCCGAGCCCATTGTTTTTGATTTTAATGTCATGTAAATATCCGAGGATGAACGAAACATCGCATTAAGTTCTTCTTCAAGCTGGCCGCTTTCAACTGTCAGGATAATTACTTTCCCCATTCCGTTTAGTTTTTTGAAAAAGGAGATGAGTTCCAGGCTTTTTTCGCTGTTTGCACTGTATTTGATAAGAGCTGAGATCGTATCGATAATAATGATGTCATTATTAAACAATTCCTCTGCCGACATAAGTCTTTCAATAAAATCAAGACGGGATTTTGCAGCCTTTACCAGTGGAATCACAGGGATATACAGCAACCTGTTTTTGAGCAAATGCTGGGCTATTGGGTAATCCAGGGAATACATCTGGTTGATAAAACCCTTGGTGGTCATCTGTGTGGAGATCAGGGTCACATTTGTATCATTTTCAATAAGCCCGTAGGCAATTCTCTGGCTGATGGTACTTTTTCCCTGGCCGCTTCCTCCTTCCAGGACAATGAGAGAACCCGTGGGAAACCCTTTCCCGAGTTTATCGTTGAATTCATCTCTTTCTATTGAGAAAGGATATACGTTGTTTTGCACTTCATCAGCCTCATTCAGTTTCAAAGTTTATTGCATCGGTCTTCCCATTCTCCACGGCAACAAGGATCCTGTGGTCTCCAGGGCTAAGGGATGTTGAAATCTCTAAAATAAGCAGATCCGCCGGACTCCATACCCCATCCTCTTCCTGAAGCCGCGAATTCAGGTCATCGGGGGATACCAGCAGGCCGTCGATGAACACGTCTACATAATCAATAGGTATGCTTGTTTTACCGGTATTTTTCACATAGAAACTGTATGTGTTACTGTTGTTGGGTACAATCTCGGGGTCATTGACTATGGTGATATCCGTGCGGAGTTGATCTGCCATAATATTACTGTTGGTATAGGCAGACGATGTCAATGACTGGACATTGGTATTCAGTACAGCAACTACTGAGACTGCAATTATTACAGCGGCAATGAAGAAGATCATATGGGTAATGGCGGTATCAGCCTCTTCATTTTCTCTTATGTTCCCAGTAACTCGCTTCATCCTTAACATTCCCTTTTTTTAGTCCCGGATATGCTACATTTCAATTAATATGATAGGTAGCATAATCTCCGATGCCGTTTTCAGTAACAAATTTTATGCGATGCCAGTCGCTTCCGTTGAGGTTATCCATTGTGAAAGTAACGGATTCTTCAGGACTCCATGTATGGGTATCGGCTGAAGTATTATAATCCGTAAGCTCTCCATCGACAAGTACATCTATTTGTTCCCAATCCAGTACCCTGCTGCCTGTGTTTGTCACATCTACGGTTATTGTATAACTGGTATTGGATCCGGTATAATTTATTTCCCCGATACTGATGGATGTATGTGTTTTTTCCAGCATCAGTGCATTATTATCTTCTTTGGCCGTCTGCAGGTTATCCTGGGATGCAGCCCAGCCATTATAATATGTGCCACCCAAAAACAGGAATGCTATAAGGAAAATCGCCACCACAACCGAAGTCTCAAATCCCATAGAGTTCCTCCAGGCCGTGTTTTACTTTTGCCATTTCCCGATCGATGGTACTCAACATGTTCCTGTCGATCTTGCGTCCTCGTAATTTTTCAATGAACAGCAGGGATTTGGTATGGTCTTCAGGCAGCAATCTCCAGGTAGGTTTTTCCACATAATAATCAATTCCCCGGGCATAAGCCATTATTTCAGAGCGGACGCCTTCACTGATCCAGCCTATATCGACATAATAGTCAAGGACATCCATGAGATTGTTCCTGCCTACTCTTTCCATGAGGAACTCTATCCAGTTTAAAAGCACAATTATATTGGTAGGTTTCTTCTTGACAATGTCAAGATCCAGCAGAGGCAGTTTTCCGGCAAACTCTTCTTCATAATCGTTTTCTACTGTATCTCTATCGGGTTTTGCCTTTTTGGTACTGTGCTGATCCGGCTGGCTAGCAATACCATTTTCGAGTGAATTCATACGTTCGGCTGTTTCCCCGTTTGTTATTGTCAGGTCTTCAATCCTGCCTTCAAGAACGTCTGCGCGCTGGGTAAAACTGTCCATAGCCTGAGAAATCCCTTGCATGCGTTCATTGGTATCAACAAGGGCATCTGCAAACGTTTCAAGTTTGCCATTTATGGCCTCGATATGTTCTCCGGTTTCGGGAGAGACACCTGATGCAGCAGTTTTTTGCTCGACATTTGCAATCTCATTTCTCAGCATCTTCATGCTTTTTGAGAGTTCGTGGATGTGTTCTTCGTTCTTGTCAAACCTTTCAAGAATTTCTTTATTTTCCTCTTCTTCGCCCACAAAAGGATTGACCTGGTTTGAAACAACTTCATACAAAGATAAAAGGTCCAGAACACTTTGATCTATCTTCTCGATGGTTTCTTTTACTTCTTTGTTTTCGTTTTGCACCATCGAAACGGTAACATCGATCTTGGAGATCTTATCCTCAAGCTCTGCTATTCTCCGGGTGTTTTCTTCAGCTATATCCGAATCTGGCGAGTTGTCATAATCCTCGCTAGACTGCCCGTCTGAATAGTCCTCATCAAAAGGCGGCTCACTGGCAAAATCGTTGTCCTCATCAGGCAGGGAAGATTTGTCTTGATTCCCTTTTTTCTTAAAGAATTTTGATTTGAGGCCCTGGATTGTTTGCCCGATTCCCGCCATGCTATCACGGATTATGCTTTAGTAGTATATAATTGTATATATATTCTGATATACTATTATTTATAAATAATCCAGTTTATTGGCAAATCAGCTCTTGATCCGTGTACCCACACGTTCTCCTTCGACAGGTTCACTCTTTATTTTTTCCTGCATTACGACTTTGTAAATATCCCCTTCACTGGAACCATCCATAACGATTGTTTCAATATTGCATCTCTCGATTATTTTTGCAGCCAGGGGATCGACAGGGGATTTTGAACCAGCTTTCATTTCAGTGGACATTACCACATCAAGCAGTTCTTTGGGAGTCATCACATCAAATTTTATAGCATCAGGGGATGCTGTCGGGTCTTTTGAATATACGCCGTCCACGGAAGTTGCAATCACCATTAACTCAGCTCCCAGATACTCGGCAAGTACAGCGGACACCGTATCTGTGGTCTGTCCCGGGATTACTCCTCCCATTACAATGATTTTGCCGGAGGACAGGGCAAGTTCTGCATCCCTGTAACTCTGAGGTGGTTCTGGATATGCATTTTTGCCCAGGGCAGCTATGAGGAGCTGGGCATTGAGACGGGTAACATCGATGCCTATAAAATCACAGGTGACCTCATTTGCTCCGACCTGCCTGGCAGCTTCTATGTACTGGCGGGCGGCAACCCCTCCGCCGGTCACGACTACCACGGAATGTTCTTTCGAAAGCTCTTCCAGCATGTCGGCGTATTTTGCGAACCTCTCCGGATCCAGGTCCCTGGCAAGAATGGATCCGCCTATTGATATTACTACTAGCATGAATGGTCCTCCGGATATTGTTCAGAAGTATTATGTAAATATATGATATGCAAAATGGGAATAGGGGAAGAATACAGCCTTTTTGTAAAAAAGATATGATGAGGCTGCATTTTCCTACCTTCATAAATGGTATGCCTGATACAATCGCTCTATGCCCAAACCCGGGGCATCTGAAGAACAGTTAGTGATTATGTAATAGATTCCCTCTTCAGACATAGGATTGACCCGGCAAACTTGTTCAAAAAAGTAAAGAGAAAATGGAATAATTATTCCATTGTTATTGCTTCGGTTGGACAGACGTCCACACATGCACCACAGTCCACACACTCTTCAGCGTCTACGACTGCAATGTTTTCATCGTTCATTGAGATTGCTTCAGATGGACATTCGTCCACGCATGCTCCGCAACCTACACATTCGTCAACATTGATTATTGCTACCATATCTATCGACTCTCCTGTTGATTTTTGACGTCTTAATAGACTTCATCCTATCATTAAATAACTAAAATAAAAAGTTATCGATTAGGATTTATAACATCTTGGTATCCCCTTACTTCGAATGAGTAAAGGGCGATTACAGAATCTTTTTAATTTATAAGACATATTTATTTTGGAGTAATATAATGATATTGTAAACACACTCTCAATTTGGGTATATGATACAATGAAAGATGAAAAAGCAGTTTCTCCCGTTGTCGGCATCATGTTGATGATTGCCATAACCATTGTTCTTGGAGTCACTCTGATCTTCTTTGCCACGGCCTTTGAAATAGAGGAGCCTGCACCTTTTGTGGCACATTCAAGTGGGGAACTGATTTCTCATCATGTAGATGGTCTTGCGAAGGATCAGTTTGTCTATATCTATCATAATGGTGGTGATCCAATCAATGTATCTGATATTGAAATTATGGTGAATGCTACTGAAGTCTCTGGAAATCAAGCTGTTATTTTTGATTTGCCTGTAGAAAATTCTCTTGGGAAAGAGAATATTGAGGGTGAATCAGAAATGATAGACAAGAGCCCTGATGGGATTGCCGGAGCAATCAAAGAACCCGAGTTTTCTACAGGTGAATTGATTATGTTTCGTATTAATAGTGGCTCCTGTTCCTTAGAAAAAGGTGACCAGATAACTGTAAAAATCATACATACGCCTACCAACACAATAGTCATCGAAGAAACTCTGACCGCTTCCTGAGGCGCATAAACTTCCAATCCAATATCTTTTTAATAGGAGGAGCTTTAGGGAAAGCCATGAGCACCCCTGACAATTATATCCAGTACTTCCCCCTGGAGCAATGTTATCCCAATCAGAAGGACGCAATGGAGAAGATTCACCGCTCCCTGCTGGAAGAAAATCTGGTGCTTTTTGAAGGAGCCTGTGGGACCGGGAAGACCCTGAGTGCGCTGGTTCCTTCGTTGCATGTGGGAAAACAATTGGGCAAAACCGTGTTCATTGCCACGAATGTCCATCAACAGATGTTACAGTTCATAGATGAGGCCCGCCAGATTAAACGTACCCATGACATCAAGGTCCTGGTCTTCAAGGGTAAGATGAGCATGTGTCCCCTGAAACAGGGGTATGATGAATGCGAGGCCAAACGGGATAACACCTATGATCTAATGGAGATCGAAAAGGAAATCATTCTCAAAAAACAGGAATCAAAGGCTGCCTGGGATGAGTATAAGTCCTCGGGGGAAGCAGCTCATGCTTCTTTGAGGGATGCTGTCGATGAGGAGCGGGAAAAACTCGAGGAAAAAGCAAGTTCCCTGAGGAAACGTTCATGCGATCCCCTGTATGAGGTTTTAAAGGCAGAGGATGAAAAATTCCAGAAATGGCTTTTCCAGGATGTACGCGATCCTGAAGAGGTCAATGATTATGCTGCTGAAAACGGGATGTGTGGTTATGAACTTCTCAAGCGGGAATTGAAAAATGCCGACCTTGTCATAGCCAATTTTCATCATATCCTCAATGATATGATATTTTCCACAATGCTGCGCTGGATGGACAAAGAACCCGAAGATATCATAGCGATATTTGACGAAGCCCATAATATAGAAAACGCTGCCAGGTCCCATTCATCCATTACTTTGACCGAACATACCATTGAAAGTGCCCTGGCTGAACTTAATGCCAATGAAAAAAGTGATCTTTTTACCTCCATGCCGGTTGAGGATGTGGAAGCCGTGCTCTCCATCCTCCTGGAAGTGGTCAGGGATACCTATGATAACCGTTTCAAGTTCGGGGAACGCCAGCGGGTGGGGCGCAACTGGTATGATATACGCATAAGTGACCCCTATGAAAGAAATGATGTGGTTCACGCCCGTTTTATGAGACGGATGAAAGAGACCGGTTATGGGGAGGAAAAACAGGTACAGGAATTGCTCGGGATCGCTGCCGAAGTGGGGGGTTTACTGGATAATGCCTATCATGAACAATACAAACAGGGCCAGACCCCTATCCTGAAAAGATCCCACCTAAAACCCACTGCAGAATTCTTCTCCCAGTATCTTAAACTCTCCAATAACGAAAATTATTATCCGGTACTCAATGTTCGCCGGGATCAGGGTGGGGAGATCTACGGCAGGCTGGAATTGTTCACCTGTATCCCGAAAAACGTTACAGGCCCGCTGCTGGATTCGATCTACTCGGCAATCCTGATGTCTGCAACCCTGCGTCCCTTCGATATGATCAAAAGCACGCTGGGTATCACGCGGCAGACATGCGATCTGGCCTATGGTCTGACCTTTCCCGAAGAACGCAGATTGACAATTGCAGTATCGGTCCCTCCCCAGTATTCGAGGATACGGGACGATCCCCAGAACCTCCAGATATTAGAACAGGTGTTACAGGACACTATTGAAAATGCCGGAGGCAATGTGATCATCTTCTTCCCGAACGCTTTTGAGGCAAAACGGTATTTCCGTAAATTCGATGGTTTGCTTGATGCCGAACTGTTCCTTGATGAAACCGGGATATCTGCCCAGGATATACGCAAGCAATTCTTCCAGACCGGAGAGCAGGGAGGCAAAGCTGCCCTTTTCACCTATCTCTGGGGTACCCTCAGTGAAGGAGTGGATTACAGGAATGGTCGGGGTCGGGTTGTTGTGGTGGTCGGTGTAGGCTATTCGGCCCTGAATGACAGGATGCATGCGGTGGAATCTGCCTATGATCATGAATTCGGTTATGGTTCCGGCTGGGAATATGCTGTACAGGTCCCCACGATACGTAAGATCAGACAGGCCATGGGCAGAGTGGTACGTTCACCGGCCGATTACGGTGTCAGGATACTGCTGGATGGCAGGTTCATGACGGATTCGGTTAAAAGACTGGGAAAATATTCGGTATACCCCTCATTTCCCGAAGATGAGAGGAAGGAATTCCTTGATGTGGAACCCGGGAAAGTGAAATATTCCCTGCTCAATTTCTTTTCGGACATGGAAGAGCTGTCCTGACACATATATATATGATTGTGAATTAGTTCCAAGGTACTATGATCGAGATCACATCCCCTTCAAGGCTGCACCTCTCCCTGATCGATCTCAATGCTTCCCTGGGCCGGGTTGATGGAGGAGTGGGTGTGAGTCTGCAATATCCCCATATTCATCTTACTGCTGAAAAAAGTGATCAGGTGGAGATTAACGGCAGCTCTTTACTGTACGACAAAGTGCGAGCTGCGATTTCTGCCCTGCTGCCTGAAGGAGAAGGGATCAGTATCTATCTTGATGAGGATATGCCTGCCCATGTAGGTCTGGGTTCGGGCACACAGGTGGCTTTGTGTACTGCGGCTGCGATCAACGAGCTTTTCGAACTGGACCTTTCGGTCAGACAGCTGGCCCAAAAAGTGGGCCGGGGTGGTACTTCCGGTATTGGTGTGGCAGCTTTTGAGGAAGGGGGTTTCCTTGTGGATTGTGGACATAGTTTTTCTGATAAAGGTGCTTTTTCTCCCTCCTCTGCCAGTCCGGCCCCTCCCGCTCCGATAGTTTTCAGACATGATTTCCCGGACTGGCCCATAGTGCTGGCTCTTCCTGACAGACAGGGAGCCCATGATGCACAGGAAGTGGATATTTTCAGGCAGGTCTGTCCTGTACCCCTGGAGGATGTACAGGCGATCTCTCACATCGTTCTGATGCAGATGATTCCGGCAGTTATTGAAAATGATATTGAGAACTTCGGCAGCGCACTTGATAGCCTGCAGACACTGGGGTTCAAAAAACAAGAGGTCTCCCTGCAGAGCCAGCAGGTGCAAGAAGTAATTGAACAGATGAGACTGGCCGACACCCATGGTGTCGGGATGAGTTCCTTTGGGCCTGCAATATGTGGTTTTGTTGAGAATGAGACTCAGGGGAAACGTATTGTCCGGGATATGCAAAACTTCCTGGATGAGAATATAGGGGGCAAGGTTTTGCTTACAACTCCCAATAACACCGGTGCGGATGTCAGGATGGATTAAACTTGAATGTGAAAACCTGGTTTGCAGATATTGAAATCAATGAAGATGGAAGTGTGGCTGAATGCAGTCCCTGTACGCAGGATGTGCAGCAGCTGGCAGAAAGATTGCTTGTCTTTCAGAAAGATCCCAAACAAATCCCGCCGGCATGTTTTGATCCCGTTCAAAATGCCATTGAATGTGGTTTTGCAGCAGGGGAAACTGAATATTATTCCCTGTTGCAGCAAACCTGTATTGCAGCCACCCGGCTTAAGATAAAGAACTCTTATTCTCCGGATCTGCGAATTATCCATGCAGTGGAAGCACTGGATGATATTGATGAGGCGGCCAACCTGCTGGCTGAGAGATTGGGCATATGGTACGGCGAACATTTCCCCGAAGCAGGCATGCTAACCGAAAACCTGGCCAAATTCGTAGCCGAAAACGGGCTCAGGCAGGATTTACAGCAGGATTCGCAGTTTCATGAGACTGCCCGCTCATCGGTGGGTATGGAAATGGATGCAGAGGACGGAGCTATCATAAAGGCTTTTGCAGCGGACCTCACTTCCCTGTATGAGAGGCGTCATGTGATAGAAGCCTATATTCACAAAAACATGGAGCAACTCGCTCCCAATCTGGATGAGGTCGCAGGAGCCAATCTGGGTGCTCGATTGATCAGTATGGCCGGTGGATTGCAGTCTCTCTCCCGGATGCCGTCAAGTACCATACAGGTAATGGGTGCAAACCAGGCCTTATTCAAACATCTCAGAGGCAAAGCAACCTCTCCCAAACACGGTATTA harbors:
- a CDS encoding type II/IV secretion system ATPase subunit, which encodes MQANFQKAMQANPHLKTYVSRFMKRGGDRPEFLVSLPKDLDPENVNIIIPVGDPVFIHLYGTQKMGEAHYYAVEPQLTENEQRKYEAIIDRILEDSAGEIVPESEKELKDTINKLLNKIVEVGNGGELPGDTEGGSLLQKLIPKKQAIPLTQAEYTHIHYHIERNIVGSGPIEPIIRDPYLEDIHSIGVSGVFIIHKILGMMKTDLTFGTEAGLDGWLRSMSERIGRPVSDAKPVADGALPDGSRINIIYSLDVSKRGSSFTMRKFSDVPVSIIQLINWGAIDINMAAYMWMCLENGMSVFFSGETASGKTTMLNACLAFVNPKSKIYTAEDTAEVQPPQAVWQQLITREDGPPESRVEMFTLLKAALRSRPNYIIVGEIRGEEGAVAFQGMQTGHPVLATFHASAVTKMIQRLTGNPINVPVTFIDNLNVAMILQAVYRQGKFLRRCISIEEIEGYFEDAGGVVTRAVFQWEPETDTHSFRGLNNSFILEDKIATKLGYEDKRQIYNDLFLRAKILDEMIKRDITDYHDVLKIIVNFYKYGVHGLPFSI
- a CDS encoding type IV pilin, with protein sequence MKDEKAVSPVVGIMLMIAITIVLGVTLIFFATAFEIEEPAPFVAHSSGELISHHVDGLAKDQFVYIYHNGGDPINVSDIEIMVNATEVSGNQAVIFDLPVENSLGKENIEGESEMIDKSPDGIAGAIKEPEFSTGELIMFRINSGSCSLEKGDQITVKIIHTPTNTIVIEETLTAS
- a CDS encoding flagellar protein G is translated as MKRVTGNIRENEEADTAITHMIFFIAAVIIAVSVVAVLNTNVQSLTSSAYTNSNIMADQLRTDITIVNDPEIVPNNSNTYSFYVKNTGKTSIPIDYVDVFIDGLLVSPDDLNSRLQEEDGVWSPADLLILEISTSLSPGDHRILVAVENGKTDAINFETE
- a CDS encoding ATPase domain-containing protein; its protein translation is MKLNEADEVQNNVYPFSIERDEFNDKLGKGFPTGSLIVLEGGSGQGKSTISQRIAYGLIENDTNVTLISTQMTTKGFINQMYSLDYPIAQHLLKNRLLYIPVIPLVKAAKSRLDFIERLMSAEELFNNDIIIIDTISALIKYSANSEKSLELISFFKKLNGMGKVIILTVESGQLEEELNAMFRSSSDIYMTLKSKTMGSEVKRTLIVNKFTGAKGKVGQLIGFRIEPKVGLVVEIASVA
- the flaJ gene encoding archaellar assembly protein FlaJ, whose amino-acid sequence is MSYRKAFKLMNMEPLDYVKKFALPVIVFGFVFSAIFYIMLPTLFVGNARIIPALVPVLCIIFAVYYPMSVLGGHAATINNNMHYYITQMGVISTADTPRIDIIRIISQNKAYKTLAEESRKIYNLVTVWNLSMSAACRFVSKLTPSIIYQDFLDRFAHGLESGEDIRSFLAAEQNVVMKQYEAMYNSAMYMIEVIKELFVSLVMALIFMASFALIMPVITGMDAVMLMGMVIAIFAMVDVAMLFFTKSKVPKDPIWIQSNIVTKEKTHLYRSIPISLLACLLVAVALMLVDKFPTPIDIAIVVTPLVYTGRIAKKMEKDIRRKDENFPSFIRSLGSSAGARGGMIDDALKALKSHDFGPLTGDVNELYKRLTTRINKFRAWELFAANTGSNLIDRFSKMFIEATNLGGKPDVIGDMIANNFLRIVTLRKKRSQSASSLVGVLYGLTAGIAFTLNISLGVVDLMQDMFTSSMQSPDGVDSGIGMILHTDVGSLETLSLLVLLIIAVHAIISALMIRVVDGGHPLAGAIDFVIMMWIGGGSAVVTEKGIASLLGVT
- the pyrH gene encoding UMP kinase, with amino-acid sequence MLVVISIGGSILARDLDPERFAKYADMLEELSKEHSVVVVTGGGVAARQYIEAARQVGANEVTCDFIGIDVTRLNAQLLIAALGKNAYPEPPQSYRDAELALSSGKIIVMGGVIPGQTTDTVSAVLAEYLGAELMVIATSVDGVYSKDPTASPDAIKFDVMTPKELLDVVMSTEMKAGSKSPVDPLAAKIIERCNIETIVMDGSSEGDIYKVVMQEKIKSEPVEGERVGTRIKS
- a CDS encoding 4Fe-4S binding protein, whose translation is MVAIINVDECVGCGACVDECPSEAISMNDENIAVVDAEECVDCGACVDVCPTEAITME
- a CDS encoding FlaD/FlaE family flagellar protein produces the protein MAGIGQTIQGLKSKFFKKKGNQDKSSLPDEDNDFASEPPFDEDYSDGQSSEDYDNSPDSDIAEENTRRIAELEDKISKIDVTVSMVQNENKEVKETIEKIDQSVLDLLSLYEVVSNQVNPFVGEEEENKEILERFDKNEEHIHELSKSMKMLRNEIANVEQKTAASGVSPETGEHIEAINGKLETFADALVDTNERMQGISQAMDSFTQRADVLEGRIEDLTITNGETAERMNSLENGIASQPDQHSTKKAKPDRDTVENDYEEEFAGKLPLLDLDIVKKKPTNIIVLLNWIEFLMERVGRNNLMDVLDYYVDIGWISEGVRSEIMAYARGIDYYVEKPTWRLLPEDHTKSLLFIEKLRGRKIDRNMLSTIDREMAKVKHGLEELYGI
- a CDS encoding beta-ribofuranosylaminobenzene 5'-phosphate synthase — its product is MIEITSPSRLHLSLIDLNASLGRVDGGVGVSLQYPHIHLTAEKSDQVEINGSSLLYDKVRAAISALLPEGEGISIYLDEDMPAHVGLGSGTQVALCTAAAINELFELDLSVRQLAQKVGRGGTSGIGVAAFEEGGFLVDCGHSFSDKGAFSPSSASPAPPAPIVFRHDFPDWPIVLALPDRQGAHDAQEVDIFRQVCPVPLEDVQAISHIVLMQMIPAVIENDIENFGSALDSLQTLGFKKQEVSLQSQQVQEVIEQMRLADTHGVGMSSFGPAICGFVENETQGKRIVRDMQNFLDENIGGKVLLTTPNNTGADVRMD
- a CDS encoding ATP-dependent DNA helicase; amino-acid sequence: MSTPDNYIQYFPLEQCYPNQKDAMEKIHRSLLEENLVLFEGACGTGKTLSALVPSLHVGKQLGKTVFIATNVHQQMLQFIDEARQIKRTHDIKVLVFKGKMSMCPLKQGYDECEAKRDNTYDLMEIEKEIILKKQESKAAWDEYKSSGEAAHASLRDAVDEEREKLEEKASSLRKRSCDPLYEVLKAEDEKFQKWLFQDVRDPEEVNDYAAENGMCGYELLKRELKNADLVIANFHHILNDMIFSTMLRWMDKEPEDIIAIFDEAHNIENAARSHSSITLTEHTIESALAELNANEKSDLFTSMPVEDVEAVLSILLEVVRDTYDNRFKFGERQRVGRNWYDIRISDPYERNDVVHARFMRRMKETGYGEEKQVQELLGIAAEVGGLLDNAYHEQYKQGQTPILKRSHLKPTAEFFSQYLKLSNNENYYPVLNVRRDQGGEIYGRLELFTCIPKNVTGPLLDSIYSAILMSATLRPFDMIKSTLGITRQTCDLAYGLTFPEERRLTIAVSVPPQYSRIRDDPQNLQILEQVLQDTIENAGGNVIIFFPNAFEAKRYFRKFDGLLDAELFLDETGISAQDIRKQFFQTGEQGGKAALFTYLWGTLSEGVDYRNGRGRVVVVVGVGYSALNDRMHAVESAYDHEFGYGSGWEYAVQVPTIRKIRQAMGRVVRSPADYGVRILLDGRFMTDSVKRLGKYSVYPSFPEDERKEFLDVEPGKVKYSLLNFFSDMEELS